The Pseudophryne corroboree isolate aPseCor3 chromosome 2, aPseCor3.hap2, whole genome shotgun sequence genome has a segment encoding these proteins:
- the LOC135050418 gene encoding ecto-ADP-ribosyltransferase 5-like: MAGVDAQWGQLGMFEYSFDDQYVGCLNQMEALVPDLLRKERQNDKALDNAWKNASETWLIKKSSMKTLPEGFKDEHGIALLVHVNNETKLKHAVVQYEMDPQSFMYHSFHFYLTRALTLLRAGCDGKPLTTYMGTNIISYPPLGSLHHVRLEHFLSTTADLSLAQTFANGSFFNITTCFGVEVHNFSIRPFEKEVVIPVNEVFHVSENIKEGNIFILQSSKKRCSYYNCAYLGGKLLSNEV, translated from the exons atggcaggg GTGGACGCTCAGTGGGGGCAGCTGGGAATGTTTGAGTATTCCTTTGACGACCAATATGTTGGATGCCTCAACCAAATGGAGGCCCTAGTGCCAGATTTACTGAGGAAGGAAAGGCAGAATGACAAGGCATTGGACAATGCTTGGAAAAATGCTTCTGAAACTTGGCTGATAAAAAAGTCCTCAATGAAAACTCTTCCTGAGGGATTTAAAGATGAACATGGGATAGCACTATTAGTGCACGTCAATAATGAAACTAAGTTAAAACACGCTGTAGTGCAATATGAAATGGATCCCCAATCATTCATGTACCACTCATTCCATTTTTACCTCACCAGAGCCTTGACTTTGCTCCGAGCCGGGTGTGATGGGAAACCACTGACCACCTATATGGGGACCAACATTATCAGTTATCCGCCTCTTGGGTCCCTGCACCATGTCAGACTCGAACATTTTCTTTCTACAACTGCTGACCTCAGTCTGGCGCAGACGTTTGCAAACGGGTCTTTCTTCAATATCACCACATGCTTCGGGGTAGAAGTACACAACTTCTCCATTAGACCTTTCGAGAAAGAGGTGGTGATTCCAGTGAATGAGGTGTTTCATGTCTCTGAAAACATCAAGGAGGGGAACATATTCATCCTGCAGAGCAGTAAGAAGAGGTGCAGCTACTACAACTGTGCCTACCTGGGAGGTAAATTACTGAGTAATGAGGTCTAA